The DNA window CTAAGGAATGGTGCTTACTTCAGTGTGGATGTCTACAGATGCAAGCAGGCACAAACTTGCCCGTATTAGCAACTAGTTCAGCACCTTCTTGTTACAATgtcagttgtcttttttttttttttaattgaaatacCATTGCCTTAGGTTTTACAGTATTGCTTGTTTCAAGAAAGGATATGTACAAGCCTTATTGCAAAACTGCAATACTGTTgcctgaagaagaaaaacatGTCTAGGACACAGATGTCTAAGCATTGTCACcacaagaaaagagcaagagcccagtagtaccttaaagacttaacaaaatttctggcagggtatgagcttttgtgagtcacagctcacctcttcacaCACCACATTGCCACCACAGCGAGCATGAGGTTTTCTGCATCTCCCCAAACTCTCAAACTGACACCCATTCATTTTCATACTTAACTATACTCAACATCTTGGATCAAGATCCAGGACAAGGTTTTCATGAAAGGGAGGCAGATGAAAGGGAACCTATAAAATGAAATTACCTCTGATAGCATCAGTAGCTGAGGCAGCGCTAATATGCAGGTTAGGCTGCAGTCAACAGTCTAAAGCAGACCCATCAAATTTTACACGGTTGCTCTGAAATGGGATATGATAGATTCAAGATGTAGTCAGAGCCCTCTTCCTGGAATAAGCCACAAAATGGAActgacttccaagtagacctCCTTAGGATAGCTCCCAAGTTAATCTAGAACATGACTGATTAGGGCTGGACCGTCAATTAGTGACCTCTGATCAGCTGCCCAGCCTCCACTGGTCTGACAGTACATACTGtagaaatttatgaaaaaagatTATTCGAAGGAACCAGCCAGGACTTCAAGTAAAACCTCAATTGAATGCAAAAAAACAGGGTTTCGGCCGGAGAATTTATATCTAGGTTTGGATGCTGAAGATCTTGGCTCATATTACATCATCACTAtggtgggaaagagggaggaTGTGTGCATCTGAGCCACTTCTCCACTGAACCAGGCTTTTGTCATCTACTCTAGTGCAAGGATTAAACAAATATAAATGGTTAGAATTTAAACATTGATTTCAGTGTTCTGTGTCTTTTACAGGTCGTGTTCAAGTTGGCTGCAGGGAACTGAGATCTACTAAATACATTTCAGATGGCCAATGTACCAGTATAAACCCCCTGAAAGAACTGGTATGTGCTGGGGAGTGCCTTCCTTTGCCAGTATTGCCCAACTGGATTGGAGGGGGTTATGGGACTAAATATTGGAGCAGAAGGAGCTCGCAGGAGTGGAGGTGTGTCAACGACAAAACTCGCACCCAAAGGATTCAGCTCCAGTGTCAAGATGGAAGTACAAGAACATACAAAGTAACTGTGGTGACAGCATGTAAGTGCAAGAGATACACCAGGCAACACAATGAATCCAGCCACAACTTTGAAGGATCATCTCAGACAAAGCCCG is part of the Euleptes europaea isolate rEulEur1 chromosome 11, rEulEur1.hap1, whole genome shotgun sequence genome and encodes:
- the SOSTDC1 gene encoding sclerostin domain-containing protein 1 translates to MVPAAPHFSGVLLACLLLKSCLAFKNDATEILYSQVAKAALPGNSTLNQARNGGRHPGFDRNSRVQVGCRELRSTKYISDGQCTSINPLKELVCAGECLPLPVLPNWIGGGYGTKYWSRRSSQEWRCVNDKTRTQRIQLQCQDGSTRTYKVTVVTACKCKRYTRQHNESSHNFEGSSQTKPVQHHKERKRNTKSMKHTTS